The sequence below is a genomic window from Zhongshania aliphaticivorans.
TGGCGAAAATTGATCCTGAGTGGGTGTTTGGCATTAACGACGAGCTGTTAAAACGCAGCTATTACGAACCCCATTGGCATAGTCGCAGTGGTCGGGTGATGGCCTTCGAACAGACCATGCTTTACGGCTTGCTGATTCGCGATAAAAAGCGGGTGCACTATGGTCCGATCTCGCCGGTAGAAAGTCGCGAAATTCTTATTCGCCAAGCCTTGGTGGAGGGGCGCTATCTGGGTAAAGCGGAATTCTTTCGCCACAACCGCAAGCTGATTGCGGAGATTGGTGAGCTAGAAGACAAGGCTCGGCGGCGAGATATTCTCATATCCGACGATGAGTTATTTCGTTACTACGACGAGCGTATTCCCGAGGGCACCATTACCGCCGCCCATCTGGAAAGTTGGTTAAAAAGCACCGCAGCGCCACGGACTTTATTTTTGAGCCGTGGCGAATTAATGCGTCATGCCGGCAGCGATGTCACCGAGGAGCAGTTCCCGGATACCCTGCACTGCGCAGGCATGATACTGGCGCTGAGCTATCATTTTGAGCCGAATCACCCCGCCGACGGGGTTAGTGTGTCTGTGCCGCTGGCGAATCTGCCAAAGCTACCTGAGGGGCGTTTGGAGTGGCTGGTACCTGGCTTGTTGCGAGACAAGTGCATTGCGCTGCTCAAAAATCTGCCAAAAGCCCAGCGTAAACAATTGGTACCGGTGCCGGACTTTGTCGACAAGGCCTTGCCAATGCTCGCGGTCAATGACGTGGGTCTATTGCCCAGCTTGGCGGACGCGCTGCGCAAAATCAGCGGTCTGCAAATCGACGTGGCCGAGTGGTCGCGCAATAACATCGATAATTTTTACCGTATGAATATTCGGGTGCTGGACAACGCCGGTAAATTACTGGCCCAAAGCCGCGATTTGCGGGCGCTGTGCGCCGAGCTCGCGGTGCAGGTGCAGCAGGGCATTGCCGAAGAGCGTGGTAGTGGCTTTGAAACCAAGGTTCTCACTAGTTGGGATTTCGATCGCTTAGAGTCTCGTTACGAATTTAAGCAGGGCGGAGCAACCTTGGTCGCCTATCCCTGTTTACGGGATCAGGGCGAGAGTGTTGAACTAAGTCTTGCCGAGACCGAGACCGACGCTCGGCAGGCAAATTTGCGCGGCGTTCAGCGCCTACTCTTATTGCGCTTGGCTCAGCAGTGCAAGAGCTTGCGGGCGAGCTTGTTTCGCAGCAACACGGTTCAATTACAATTGTCTGCGGTGGGTGAGCAAAAAAAGCGTTGGTTGGAAGATTGTCTGCTCGCTGCAAGCCAAAATTGCTTTGCATTGAGCGAGGAGAACTTGCCCCACACCCAGACGGAATTTGAACAAGTTTGGGAGCAGGGGCGCGCGGGCTTTGTTGCCGATGCCGAGGCCTGCGCTGAGTTGTTAAATAAAATACTGGCCAATTACGCGGATATTCGTCGCAGCCTTAAAAAGCTGAATTCGCTTAGCTGGATCCATAGTATCAATGACATCAATCGTCAGTTAGACGCTTTGTTTTTTGATGGTTTTATCACCGACCTCAGTCGCGATGAACTGGCGCAATACCCGCGTTATTTACAAGCAATTTTGCAGCGGATTAGTAAACTGGACGGCGCCTATCAACGAGATCGGCAGTCGACCTTGGTGCTTGAGCCGCTGCAGCAGCAATTTTCAGAATTTGTTAAGAAGCTGCCAGACAAACATCGTCGTCACCGGCTGGTAATGGATTATCGTTGGCAACTGGAGGAGCTGCGCATTTCGCTGTTTGCTCAGAATATGGGCACCCGAACGCCGGTTTCGGAAAAGCGTTTAAAGGTTCTCTGGAAAGCCTTAGTGCAAGATGTAACATTATTGAATTGAGCGCGTCTGTATTTTGCTAGATCGAATTCGACTAAAGCTGCGTATGAATGGTGTTGGCTAAAACTGCTATGCTCATGTCGTTGTAGACGTAATAATTACTTGCTGATCCGATATGGAGAATAACAATGACCCAGAAAGCCTTTACTAAAAATCCAATGGCGGCTGCATTTGGCGCGGCGCTTTTGGTATCCGCAATGCATCCGGCGATGGCGGGTGAAAACCCCTTCGCGGCTAAAGCGATGGCGTCTGGCTATGAGTTGGCGATGGGCAATGCCGATAAGGCCGCCAAAGCAGAAGCTAAATGTGGCGCTGATAAGGCCGGTACTGAAGCGCAGTGTGGTGCCGACAAAGCCAAAGCGGCACATGAAGGCAAATGCGGCGAAGCAAAATGTGGGGCAGATGCTGCCAAAGTAGGGCATGAAGGTAAATGCGGAGACGGTAAGTGTGGCGCTGAAAAAGCCAAAGCCGCGCATGAGGGCAAGTGTGGAGAAGCCAAATGCGGTGCCGATAAAAGCAAGGCAGCCACCGAGGGCAAATGCGGTGAAGGTAAGTGTGGCGCCGGACACATGGCTAATTAGGGGCTTCATATCCAACAGGCGGTCAGTGCGAATGGGCGAGTCTCATGAGTAAACAAACCAGTGCACTTGCGGGCTTGGGCTTGCGGCGCGGCTTAATGCCGGCGCTAAAATCTCTGGCGAGCAAGGAGCTGGATTTTCTTGAGGTCGCCCCTGAAAACTGGCTGCATATTGGCGGCCGTTTCGGCCGCTCATTTCGGGAGTTAGCAGCGCGCTACCCAATTTACCTACATGGTTTGTCTTTAAATATTGGTGGCTTCGCGCCACTCGATACCCGCTTATTAAGCGATATTAAACAATTTATGCGGGATTTTGACTGCCCTTTGTATTCAGAGCACCTGACCTATTGTGGTGATGAAGGTCAGCTCTATGATTTATTGCCCATTCCCTTTACGGAAGAGGCGGTACACCACGTGGCGGCGCGGGTTCGGCAGGTTCAGGATGTGTTAGGGCAGCGAATTTTATTGGAAAATGCCTCGTATTATGCGGCGCCAGGCCAGGCAATGTCTGAAAGCGAATTTATCAACGCGGTACTGGCAGAGGCCGACTGTGATTTGCTGCTCGATGTGAATAATGTTTTTGTGAATAGCGTAAATCACAATTACGATCCTTACCAGTTTATGCGGTCCTTACCCCTGGCGAGAGCGCGTTATATTCATATTGCCGGGCATTTTGATGAGGCTGAAGACTTGCGGGTGGACACCCACGGGGCTGATGTTATTGAGCCGGTGTGGGCCTTACTTGATGAGGCCTATCGACTCTGTGGGCCGCTGCCGACGTTATTAGAGCGGGATTTTAACTTTCCTGCGATGGCGGACCTACTGCAGGAAGTACAGCAAATTCGTCAAGCACAAGCGAAGGTGGATTTTGCCGGCGCCCTTAGCAGTGGGTGCGCGGAGTAATGATGGCCTTTCAGCAAATCCAAGCGAGTATGACGCGCTTTGTACGCGACCCTGATACTTGTTCAGGCCCAGAAGGTATAGAAGCTCGGCGGATGGCGATTTATCGAGATCTGTTCTTTAATAATATTGAGGGCTTTCTCAGCAACGGATTCCCGGTGTGCCGAAGTTTATATTGCGACGATGCATGGTATAGCTTGGTCCGAGATTTTATGTGTCGTCACCGCTGCCAAAGTCCTTATTTTTTGCAGATTGCTGAGGAGTTTCTCGCTTATCTTGGTGAGGAGCGAGACTCACAAACTGATCCCGTGTTCTTGCGAGAGTTGGCCCATTACGAATGGGTGGAGCTGGCCTTAGACATTGCCGAACAAGAATTACCCCCAGCCGTGCCGGTGGGAGATGTACTTAAGCTTTGTTGGGCTGTATCGCCACTTGCCTGGTCCTTGGCTTACCAGTTTCCGGTTCAGCACATTAGTGGTGATTTTCAGCCTACAGCGCCGAGCGCTGAACCGACATTTATCGTGGTGTACCGAAACCGCCAGGACGAGGTGCAGTTTCTTGAAATCAATCAGGTAACGGCGAGGTTGCTGAGCATTATCGTTGAGCGGCCAGAATTAAATGGTGCTGAAATTCTCGCTGAAATTGCGCGTGAGTTGCACGTTGAGTACGCCTCGGTGGTCGGTTTTGGTAGCGAGATTTTAGCCCAGATGCGGGAACTGGATATTTTGCTGGTGAATTAGTGGTAATAATCCAATTGGTGCCAATTTCTGACCTATTAGGTATAGTATTGGCCGGTTTTAGACTTAAAGAGTGATTTGGGTAGATGATGCCAATGCAACGAAAAGTCTGTGCTTTGCTGATGTTGTTCTCAGTACTAGGGGTGGCTGGGGTGAACGCAGAGAGTGACGGCGATCCCCGTGACCCTTGGGAAGGTTTCAATCGCGGGGTATTTGCTTTTAATAATACGGCCGATGAATACTTGGTGCAGCCAGTTGCCCGAGGCTATCGCCAGGTTACGCCTGCAATTGTTGATCAGGGTATCGCCAATTTCTTTAATAATATTGGCGAAATCAAAAATATGGCCAATGATTTATTGCAGGGTAAAGCCAGTGACGCGCTTGTGGATGGTGGTCGTTTTATTATTAATACTACCGTTGGCGTCATCGGCTTTTTTGATGTAGCTAGCTATATTGGTTTAAAACGCGAATCTGAAGATTTTGGCCAAACAATGGCCGTGTGGGGCGTTGGGCCTGGGCCGTATTTGGTGTTGCCGTTTTTAGGGCCGAGCAACCTCCGCGATGGTGCCGGTCAAGGCGTTGATTCCTACGTGTCAGTGACGGGCGCAGTTGACCCCGAAGCGGCGCGCTACGGTATGAGCTTATTGGATTTACTGCAAGTTAGGGCGAGTTTATTGGGCACCGAAGGCCTTGTGTCGGGTGATAAATACACTTTTTTCAAAGATGCCTATCTACAGCGTAGAGAGTTCTTGATAAATGACGGTCAGCTCAAAGATGACTTTGGCGACGAAGATTTCGAGTCATTCGACTTCTAATAGAGTTTTCGTCCAGAAGGCTGTAATTCCTCCACACGATTGCTGCTTGTGTGTCTGTCCCGTTGCGGGTAAAAAGGCTGAATGAATAACTCCTTACCCCATCGGATACTGCTGGTTCAGCAGACCGATGCAATTCAAGCTCAGCTCGTAGCCTCCCTAGAACAACTCGGTATGGACGTAGTGTCTATCGCGGACTGCGCTTTGGCGATGCCGAGTTTCCGTGAAGAAGATATCGATATCGTTATGATCGATATCGATTTTCCGGAGGATCGCGGTATAGATTTGCTGGGAAAAATGGCCGCAGACCCGCGCGAGCTACCTCTTATCGGCCTTTCTCGCCGCAAGAGTATGGCCGACGTCTTGGCGGCAGTGCGCCATGGTGCAAGCGACTACCTGATGCTACCGACTGAAAAACATGCTGTTATAAAGCATGTACTCGATCGGGCGTTGGAGCGGGGTGCCTTAAAGCGCGAAAATTTGGCGTACCGTAATAAATTAGAAAGTGCTAACCGAGAGTTATTGGAGAGCTTGACCCTGTTACAGCAGGATCAGCAAGCCGGTAAGCACGTGCAGCAATTGCTTCTGCCAGATACCCCCAAGCAAATAGCGAACTATCAATTTTGTCACTATATATTGCCGTCGCTCTATCTGAGCGGTGATTTTGTCGACTATTTTGTGGTCGGGGAAGATCACGCCGTCTTTTTTGTTGCTGACGTGTCAGGGCATGGCGCGAGCTCAGCCTTTGTTACGGTGTTCTTGAAGAACCTCTTTGCGCGCAAGCGCAGTGATTTTTTGCATCGTGGGTCGACCGCCATACTGTCGCCAGCCAAAATGCTGGCGATTGCGAATCGCGAATTGCTTGAAATGGGCATTGGCAAGCATGTCACCCTTTGTGTGGGGGCATTCGATTTAAAATGTAATCAATTGTCTTATTCGGTTGCCGGTCATTTGCCTGCTCCTGTGCTTGCGGTTAATGGCACGGCGACATTCTTACCGGAGCATGATATGCCGGTTGGCCTGTTTACTGATGCCCAATTCAGTGACCATATGATCAGTTTTCCGCCGGGGGCTGTGCTGAGTCTATTCTCTGATGGTATATTGGAGGTCTTGAACAGCGACACCTTGGAAAATAAAGAACAGCTTCTGCTCGATTTATTAAAGCAGGGTCAAAACTCCTCAATCGAGCTCGCCGAGGTCTTTGGTTTATTCGATATAGATGAGGCTCCGGACGATATCGCAATTTTAGTAGTAAGTAGGTTATAGGCGAATGCAGCCTGGTCGAATATTAGTAGCGGGACAGGACGGGGCCTTTGTTATAAAGCTGGTTGGCGATGTGCGGCTGACCCTTTGTACCACGTTGGACGAGTTCTTTGACGAGATGTTCTCGGTAGAGGGCTTTGCCAGTGTGGTCGTCGATTTGTCTGATGCCATCAACGTCGATAGCACGACCTTGGGGCTGCTAGCTAAATTAGCGATTAAAGCGAAGGAAAAATTCCAGTTCGTGCCTTTGATTTTATCTACTAATCCCGATATTACCCGCGTGCTACAGAGCATGGGCTTTGATCGCGTGTTCCGTATTCGCCAAGAACCCCTGTTAAATGATGAAGATCTTGGCGAGTTGCCGGTGCTGGATGCCAGCGAAGAAGGTGTTCGGGAGCGGGTGCTTGAAGCCCATCGGACGTTGATGGGCTTAAGTGAGAGTAACCACGCTAAATTTAGAGAGTTAGTTTCCCTGCTGGAAGGCCAGTGCTTTTAGCTGGTTTCCTTGCCAATCACGCTTAATTTAGCCCTGATAAATTCACTGTGGGGCAAATAAATTAAATCGGCTATTTTACGGATCAGGTGATCTTCGTATTTGTCTATTCGACCATCTTCCAGTGCAACATCCCACAGTGCTAAGACAAGCTGGTATTTTTCAATATTATTGCAGTTGTCATTAATGTAGCGGGTAAAAGGGTAAAGCGAGGTGCTGTCCGCGCTGGTATTCCTAGCCTGATCGATAAACGCATTGATATCACCAAGACTCACCGAAAAGTGCTGCAGTAAAATAGTGCGAATTTTGTCAATTTCCGCAGGATCTTCCTGAAAATCAGCTTTGCTGACTTCAAGTAGCAGGGCGGCAGTGACCAGCTCTAGCGTCATTTTGTCATCGCCAGTGCTGTCGTCAGCAACCGTGAACAGCTGCATTAGTTTTTCGAACATGCTACTTCCACTCCCGCAATAAACTTTCTAATTTGACTTGGTCTGCCGCAAAGGCGCGAATACCTTCTGCCAATTTTTCAGTGGCCATGGCGTCTTCATTCATTGCCCAGCGGAAGTCGGTTTCGCTGGTGGCAAGTTTGGCGTGGGGAGTGAACGCCATATCGGGTGTAAGGCGGCGGGGGAGTGTGCCGGAATCGTCTTTTAGCTCACTCAGCAAGGCGGGGCTAATGGTAAGTCGGTCGCAGCCGGCCAGTGCTTCGATCTCGCCGCAGTTGCGAAAGCTAGCGCCCATGACAATGGTCTGATAACCGTGTTGCTTGTAATAGCTGTAAATCGCGCTAACCGATTGCACGCCGGGATCTTCATCGGCGTTGGCGGGTGTGGCGCCATGGGCTAGGTGCCAGTCGAGAATACGACCAACAAACGGTGAAATTAAGGTGGCACCGGCTTCGGCGCACGCTGCGGCCTGCATAAGGCTGAAAAGCAGGGTTAGATTACACTCAATGCCTTCCTGCTCAAGTACCTTCGCCGCTTCAATACCTTCCCAAGTTGAGGCTATCTTTATCAGTAGGCGACGTTTATCGATACCTTTTGCTTGATAAAGCTCAACGATGCGCCGACCTTCGTTAATCATGGCGGCTGTATTAAAGGACAGGCGAGCGTCTACTTCAGTAGATACTTTGCCTGGCACCAGTTTGGTGATTTCGGCGCCAATTTCTACCGCGAGTTGAGTGGCCGCGCGCTGTAGCAGTTCAGGGTTGCTGCGATCTTTAAGGCTGCTCGAGACGATGTCGCTAATTAGTTTGCTGTACTGGGGAAGCGCTGCAGCCTTTAGAATTAAAGAAGGGTTGGTTGTTGCATCCTGCGGCGTAAAGCGGGCGATGGCTTCTATATCACCGGTATCGGCAACCACATCGGTCATTGCCTTTAACTGCTCGAGTTTATTACTCATTGTTGTTAATCCTTTATTTAGTTTGCTACCAGCTGCGCTCTACAAAGGCCAAGGCGTCGTGGAGGACTTCGAGGCCAGCGCCTGGACGGTGCGCATGTTCACTGATATGGCGACGAAATAGCTTGCCGCCAGCTTGGCCATTAAAGAGGCCTAATATATGCCGAGTCATATGATTGAGCCGGGTGCCCTTGCTCAGCTCCGCTTCAATATAAGGCAAAAAGTCGTGAATAATGTCACGCCGAGTTTTGCCTGTCGCGGCTTGCTGGTAAAAGTGTTCATCTACCTCAGCCAATAAATACGGTGTTTGGTATGCACTGCGGCCCATCATAATGCCATCGACATATGACAATTGCGAACGGGCATCTTCAAGGGTTTGGATGCCGCCGTTTATGATAATTTCCAAGTCAGGGAAATCTTTTTTAAGTTGGTATACCAAATCGTAATTTAAGGGCGGTATTTCTCGATTTTCTTTTGGGCTTAGCCCTTGGAGCCAGGCTTTGCGAGCGTGAACGATAATGGCGTCAGTTCCGGCGTCGGCAATGGCGCCAACAAATTCTTGCAGCGGCCCGTAGCCCTCTTGTTCGTCAATCCCGATGCGGTGCTTTACGGTAATCGGGAGGTCGCCCGCGTCTTTCATTGCCTTAACGCAATCGGCTACTAAAGTGGGTCGGGCCATTAAGCATGCACCGAAAAAGCCGTTTTGAACTCGGTCGGAGGGGCAGCCGCAATTTAAGTTAACTTCATCGTAATGCCATTGCTCGGCCATGCGCACTGATATTGCGAGGGCTTCGGGGTCGCTGCCGCCAAGCTGGAGCGCGACAGGGTGCTCAATATCGCTGTAATCTAAATGACGCTTGTGGTCGCCGTGAATCAATGCCCCGGTGGTGATCATTTCGGTATACAGTACTGCGTGATGGCTAAGTTGACGCCAGAAAACGCGGCAGTGGCGATCTGACCAATCCAGCATCGGGGCGACGCAGAAGCGACGGTCGAGAATTTTTTTGCTCATCTGCGCTGAAATACCTCTGCGGATGGATGAATATTGGCCGTGTCGACACGTATAATGACCCCAGCATGAGCTTGCTGCCATTATTGGTGGCGGGCTGAAAACCCTATTGTATTCAAATGGTAATAAACTCTCCATGACTGTTCGCACTCGTATTGCTCCATCGCCCACCGGTGACCCACATGTGGGTACTGCTTATATCGCTTTGTTCAATTATTGCTTTGCCAAAAGTCAGGGTGGGGAATTTTTGCTACGCATTGAAGATACCGATCAGCAGCGCTCGACAGCGGCGTCGGAACAGGCGATCTTTGATTCGCTGCGCTGGTTGGGTTTGGATTGGGATGAAGGTCCGGATGTGGGCGGTCCCCACGGGCCTTATCGGCAAAGTGAACGCAGCGAGATATATCGTGAGCACTGCGAGCAATTGATTGCCGCAGGCCATGCTTTTCGCTGTTACCGAACGCCAGCAGAGCTAGATGCACTGCGTGAAGCTCGTCGCGAAGCGGGCGGTCACACGGCGCTTAAATACTCTGATTTAAAATTAGACGATGCTGAGAACGCGCGCCGAGCGGCCGCCGGTGAGCCTTACGTTATTCGTATGTTTGTGCCAGAAGATGACGGCCACTGCGAGATCGATGACATGCTGCGAGGCAAAATTGAACTGGAGTGGGGGCAGGTCGACGCTCAAATACTGCTGAAGTCTGACGGTTTGCCAACCTACCACCTCGCCAATGTGGTTGACGATCATTTAATGGCGATCACTCACGTGCTCCGTGGCGAAGAGTGGATAAACTCGGCGCCCAAGCACAAATTGCTGTATCAGTATTTTGGTTGGGAAATGCCAGTGCTGTGTCATTTGCCGCTGTTGCGCAACCCGGATAAAAGTAAGCTCAGTAAACGTAAGAACCCGACAAGCATCAATTATTATAAGCGTATGGGCTTTTTGCCCGAGGCAATGTTAAATTATTTAGGGCGTATGGGCTGGTCTATGCCCGATGAGAGCGAAAAGTTTAGTCTTGAGACCATGATTGCGCATTTTGATATCACCCGGGTGAGTTTGGGTGGGCCGATTTTCGATGTGGAGAAACTGCGCTGGCTCAATGGTCTGTGGCTGCGCGAAGACTGCAGTCCAGAGCAGCTCGCTGATCGCTTGCAAGCCTGGGCATTGAATCGCGATACCTTGATGAAAATGATTCCCCATGTGCAGTCTCGCATTGAGGTGTTTAGTGATTTGGCGCCCTTGGCTGGGTTTTTCTTGTCCGGTATGTTGCCACTGACGCCAGCGAGTTTTGCCGCCTCGAACTTAGAGGAAGAGGAGCTACTCACTTTGTTGCAGTGCGCAGCATGGCGCTTGGAGGCCCTGAACGATTGGCAGCGCGATGCTATTTTTGCTGAAATTAAGTCTCTTGCAGACGGTTTGGGTATAAAGTTAAAAGATTTTATGCCGCCGCTGTTTATCGCCATTGCAGGCACTACGTCGTCAATTTCGGTAGTTGACTCTATGGAGGTACTCGGTCCAGATATGAGTCGCGCGCGCTTGCGTCACGCGGTAGAGGTGTTGGGCGGTGTGGGCAAAAAGCGCCTT
It includes:
- a CDS encoding DUF692 domain-containing protein; amino-acid sequence: MSKQTSALAGLGLRRGLMPALKSLASKELDFLEVAPENWLHIGGRFGRSFRELAARYPIYLHGLSLNIGGFAPLDTRLLSDIKQFMRDFDCPLYSEHLTYCGDEGQLYDLLPIPFTEEAVHHVAARVRQVQDVLGQRILLENASYYAAPGQAMSESEFINAVLAEADCDLLLDVNNVFVNSVNHNYDPYQFMRSLPLARARYIHIAGHFDEAEDLRVDTHGADVIEPVWALLDEAYRLCGPLPTLLERDFNFPAMADLLQEVQQIRQAQAKVDFAGALSSGCAE
- a CDS encoding DNA-binding domain-containing protein, encoding MMAFQQIQASMTRFVRDPDTCSGPEGIEARRMAIYRDLFFNNIEGFLSNGFPVCRSLYCDDAWYSLVRDFMCRHRCQSPYFLQIAEEFLAYLGEERDSQTDPVFLRELAHYEWVELALDIAEQELPPAVPVGDVLKLCWAVSPLAWSLAYQFPVQHISGDFQPTAPSAEPTFIVVYRNRQDEVQFLEINQVTARLLSIIVERPELNGAEILAEIARELHVEYASVVGFGSEILAQMRELDILLVN
- a CDS encoding VacJ family lipoprotein, which codes for MQRKVCALLMLFSVLGVAGVNAESDGDPRDPWEGFNRGVFAFNNTADEYLVQPVARGYRQVTPAIVDQGIANFFNNIGEIKNMANDLLQGKASDALVDGGRFIINTTVGVIGFFDVASYIGLKRESEDFGQTMAVWGVGPGPYLVLPFLGPSNLRDGAGQGVDSYVSVTGAVDPEAARYGMSLLDLLQVRASLLGTEGLVSGDKYTFFKDAYLQRREFLINDGQLKDDFGDEDFESFDF
- a CDS encoding PP2C family protein-serine/threonine phosphatase; this translates as MNNSLPHRILLVQQTDAIQAQLVASLEQLGMDVVSIADCALAMPSFREEDIDIVMIDIDFPEDRGIDLLGKMAADPRELPLIGLSRRKSMADVLAAVRHGASDYLMLPTEKHAVIKHVLDRALERGALKRENLAYRNKLESANRELLESLTLLQQDQQAGKHVQQLLLPDTPKQIANYQFCHYILPSLYLSGDFVDYFVVGEDHAVFFVADVSGHGASSAFVTVFLKNLFARKRSDFLHRGSTAILSPAKMLAIANRELLEMGIGKHVTLCVGAFDLKCNQLSYSVAGHLPAPVLAVNGTATFLPEHDMPVGLFTDAQFSDHMISFPPGAVLSLFSDGILEVLNSDTLENKEQLLLDLLKQGQNSSIELAEVFGLFDIDEAPDDIAILVVSRL
- a CDS encoding STAS domain-containing protein, translating into MQPGRILVAGQDGAFVIKLVGDVRLTLCTTLDEFFDEMFSVEGFASVVVDLSDAINVDSTTLGLLAKLAIKAKEKFQFVPLILSTNPDITRVLQSMGFDRVFRIRQEPLLNDEDLGELPVLDASEEGVRERVLEAHRTLMGLSESNHAKFRELVSLLEGQCF
- a CDS encoding TerB family tellurite resistance protein; the protein is MFEKLMQLFTVADDSTGDDKMTLELVTAALLLEVSKADFQEDPAEIDKIRTILLQHFSVSLGDINAFIDQARNTSADSTSLYPFTRYINDNCNNIEKYQLVLALWDVALEDGRIDKYEDHLIRKIADLIYLPHSEFIRAKLSVIGKETS
- the tal gene encoding transaldolase; protein product: MSNKLEQLKAMTDVVADTGDIEAIARFTPQDATTNPSLILKAAALPQYSKLISDIVSSSLKDRSNPELLQRAATQLAVEIGAEITKLVPGKVSTEVDARLSFNTAAMINEGRRIVELYQAKGIDKRRLLIKIASTWEGIEAAKVLEQEGIECNLTLLFSLMQAAACAEAGATLISPFVGRILDWHLAHGATPANADEDPGVQSVSAIYSYYKQHGYQTIVMGASFRNCGEIEALAGCDRLTISPALLSELKDDSGTLPRRLTPDMAFTPHAKLATSETDFRWAMNEDAMATEKLAEGIRAFAADQVKLESLLREWK
- the dusA gene encoding tRNA dihydrouridine(20/20a) synthase DusA encodes the protein MSKKILDRRFCVAPMLDWSDRHCRVFWRQLSHHAVLYTEMITTGALIHGDHKRHLDYSDIEHPVALQLGGSDPEALAISVRMAEQWHYDEVNLNCGCPSDRVQNGFFGACLMARPTLVADCVKAMKDAGDLPITVKHRIGIDEQEGYGPLQEFVGAIADAGTDAIIVHARKAWLQGLSPKENREIPPLNYDLVYQLKKDFPDLEIIINGGIQTLEDARSQLSYVDGIMMGRSAYQTPYLLAEVDEHFYQQAATGKTRRDIIHDFLPYIEAELSKGTRLNHMTRHILGLFNGQAGGKLFRRHISEHAHRPGAGLEVLHDALAFVERSW
- the gltX gene encoding glutamate--tRNA ligase, whose translation is MTVRTRIAPSPTGDPHVGTAYIALFNYCFAKSQGGEFLLRIEDTDQQRSTAASEQAIFDSLRWLGLDWDEGPDVGGPHGPYRQSERSEIYREHCEQLIAAGHAFRCYRTPAELDALREARREAGGHTALKYSDLKLDDAENARRAAAGEPYVIRMFVPEDDGHCEIDDMLRGKIELEWGQVDAQILLKSDGLPTYHLANVVDDHLMAITHVLRGEEWINSAPKHKLLYQYFGWEMPVLCHLPLLRNPDKSKLSKRKNPTSINYYKRMGFLPEAMLNYLGRMGWSMPDESEKFSLETMIAHFDITRVSLGGPIFDVEKLRWLNGLWLREDCSPEQLADRLQAWALNRDTLMKMIPHVQSRIEVFSDLAPLAGFFLSGMLPLTPASFAASNLEEEELLTLLQCAAWRLEALNDWQRDAIFAEIKSLADGLGIKLKDFMPPLFIAIAGTTSSISVVDSMEVLGPDMSRARLRHAVEVLGGVGKKRLKKLEKRYQQACEARA